AGAGTCATCCGTTAAGTCTATTACAGTTGCCGTCACCTTGATCCCAGACGCACCAAACTCAAGGAAAGAAGAAGACGAGGAACGAGTGCTGGCAATCAGCAGCGCTTCGGCTTGGTCGGCCATTAATTTCCTGTAAAACACCTGGCTGTGCAGGGACGTGTAGACGACAGAGCAAGCCACAGCGACCACGATAAAACACGCAGCACAAGCAGCCATCGCCACAACGTCCCATTTGTGGGTCGTCTCCCTCGGGACTGCCGTCTCCTTTGTGGTCACATTGACGCAGTCCCTGCTGTATCCAGGCTGCGCTGACACCACCTCAACACAAACCTGGTAGCGAGTGGACGGCTGCAGCTGCTTGATGTGATACTCTTTGACATCAGCAGGAAGCCTGGCTGTAAATGGCATCGAGAGGCGGCGGCCCTCTGCTAAAATGGACCAGTTTAGTTGTGAAAGCAAAGAGCCTGTGCTTTCCCACGACACAATGACAGAATAGGACTGGACagacatgatatatacatgtaaAAGTTGTTTCGAAGGCAGGGCAGTGTATCCGTTCACTGAAACGAGCACAGACTTTAGGTCTGCCCCGACGAGATTGTGGGCGACGCAGGTGTAAGAGCCAGCCTCCTGCTCCGTGGCATCGTAGATGTCGAAGGTTCCCTCTGGGTGCATGTAGTACTTATTGGAAATGCTGCCAGGTATGACCCTGACACCCGACGGTGTCACCCAGTAGATCTCGGGCTCTGGTTCTCCAAACGCCCGACAATGCAGTGACACTGAGCTCTCTTTGCTGATCTCAACTCGATCTGGGAGGCTCCCGGGTGAGATCAGGGGAAGGCAGATCTCCGTCATCTCCCTGAAGTGCACCTTTCGGACGTGCTGCCCTTGGTACTCTGGAGGTTCCACGCAGAACAGCGAGTCGGGCTCCATGAAGCGAACGGTGGTTCTGTTCGTGTTGACCCAGCGGATGACACAGTCACAGCGGATCGGGTTGCTGTGCAGGCTCACCTCTCGCAGGTTGGGCAGTGACTGCACGGTACTGCGATGAAGGCCGCTCAGGGAGTTGCTGTTGAGCATCAGAGTCTCCAGTCTGGGGAGCTTGTGGAAGGCCCGAGGGTGGATGTAGGACAGCCTGGGATTGTTTGTGGCCTCGATTTTTGTCAGTTCTGGCAGGTTGTTCAAGGCGAAACTGTCGATGGAGACCAGCTGAGGCATGCTGTTGATGCCGAGCTCTTTGAGGTGCAGCATGTCCATAAAATCACCTCTCTGGATTCTCTCAATCGGATTCTTATTCAAATCCAGAAACTTCAGGTTCTGAACTCTTGTCAGAGCTGCTCGGGGTACTCGATTAAGCAGGTTGTCAAAAAATGAGATGCTCTCCAAATTGTCGAGCCCGACCAGAGTGTCATCAGGAATTTCAGTCAAATTCATCCTGGCGAGCACAAGGCTTCGGAGGTTTGCCAAGGGCTTAAAGTTCATGTCTGACAGGTGAAGGATGGGATTTTCTCCCAGCATCAATATCTCCAGATTGGGGAGAGGCCTGAACCACTCGCTGTCGATGCTTGTCAGTCGATTGGAATTGAGATGGAGCCTCAGCAGCCTGCCCAGGCCCTGAAAAGCCCGGGAGCTAATGGAGAAAATCAGGTTGTGGTTGATGTAGAACTCCTGGAGGTTTGGGAGGGAAGCGAGGCAGCTGTCAGAAAGCTCCTGAACCCAGTTCTCCTCCATGTGGAGTGACAGCAGCTGGGGGAGAGACCCCAGACGAACATCGCTCACCGAGGAAATGTTATTCTGGGACAAGTCAATTTCAGTGATGTTGGCCAAGTAATCCAAACTTTTCTCCACATTAACAATGTTGTTCGTCTGCAGTAGCAGCACCTGTGTTTCTGAGGGGAGTCCCTGCGGTAGCGCCGACAGGCCCAAGTCATTACAGTCCACGGTGGTAGCCTCGGCGTAAATAGAGCTGGGAGAGAACCAGGGTCGTATCTCGCATCGACACAACGCGGGGCAACGAGCGGCCCCCTCGGAGGCCAGAACAAAAGCAGCGAGACACAGCTCAGCCAGCAAACAAGCCACAACTGCTGCCTCCTTCATCTTGGCCCCGTATTCCCTTCAGCCAGTAATTGGCCCTTATGGAGTCAGCTGTTAGCGGTGTTAACTTCACAAATAAAAGCTCATTTGTTACTCCAGCAAGACAGAGCGGATTTCTGCTGACGCCTGGTCCCCGAAGCTTTGGCCCCGTTGTCTTCCCACTCTTGGCAATGAGAGGCAACCTTTCAGCTCGGTGTGTGTCAGGTTGTCTCGCACGCTGTGATGTGTCAAGGTCGACGCGTCCTTCAGGGAGCGGCGCTGAGAAGCAGAAGGGCGGTGGAGGAGTGCTGAGGCTCTGGCTGGGGACGAATCACTCTGCCTTCCATCATTATTATCCTCCGTCGCTGTCACTGGTGGCAGTTTCCATCTGGGGAGacgggagagaaagagagaccgATATAAGACGCTGCTGTTGGGGAATGTTGAGAAACATTGCCTGGGATTACTACTTCAGAGTTACATCACAGTTTCTCTGTTAAGATGCAGTAACGTGGGTGGCTATTAGACAAACCCCAACTTTCAGTGAGGTGACCCGACCGCTGTTATTATGTATATTTTTGGATAAGTTTGAATGAGCACATTTCCACAGCTGAAGGGTGAAAGGCAGACAGGATgaagtttttaattttctgtcaaacatggagCTCTGAGATGAtgcttaaaaatgttaattcaAGAGGCAAAACAAGTCCTCGCTTCTTTCCCCTGTGTTGTAATTAACAGATTCTCGCCGCCCCCTGAACCGCTCCTCTGCTGTGAACAATGCAGCTGCGCACACTTATCAAATcacccacacacaaaaacacagcagccacagctgatGCGCACAACCTCGAGGTGTTGTAGACCCACCACAACTATCTGTCGTGCAAGCTTGCCTGCGCCGCTTTCTGCCTAATTCATGAGACGCTGAATCAACGTTGTCGGTACAGGTGACAGGTCTGCAGCGAGCTTTGCCTATGTCGACTGCACGTATTGATGCTTTGATTAATTTGTGACCTTGAGTGCAGAAGCCACAGTCGAGTGTACAACAGTAGATGAAGCTGTCAGCGTGAGCTCGAGCAGCCGGCTGCTGATGAGGACGAGCTATGGCACTTCATGCATATATTAGCTTGTTTGTGGCGCTCTGTGCGTTCAGGTTTGCAGAACTGAACGTTGCTCTGTCACTTATTCTCGTTCCTCGTTTCTTTATCGTGTGCTCTTTTAGAAACCTTAAGTACTGTTCTGCACGATGGCTTTGATGGTCAAATAAATAGGTAAATATTTTACggtaatgttattttttaaagtcataaaCGACCACTTGCAGTACCTTCACAGCCCACACGGGGCCTGCACTGGGAGCCGGTGACGTAGAGGCGTCGGGGCCAAACGCTGACATAATCGTATCGAAGTTACtttgtatgaaaacaaaagttaactTAAACTCAAAGCTCCCACTTCAGTTCAGCAGGAGAAGGCACTGGTGCAGAGTGACTGTTTATGTTGTCAAACATGAATGAAAACTAATCTGAAAATTCAAATCATGACTTTAATAATCCTGAATGTTACTGACAGATGAAGCAGGGAAGTGTTCCCGTGCAGCCATCAGGGTGGAGCTTCTCTGCCTGCATCCGTCTGTGTGCAGCAGCTCGCTCGGCTGAGCTGACAACGTTGGAACGAATGAATGTGCCGATCAAGCACGTTCATTCAACGTGTAATTAGGCTGTATTGGACACTTATATTTGGACCGTCTGCCTTACGAGGCTCACTTCAAACTGCGATCATTCCTCGCTCGTCTCCGCTCATTAAAGCTCTCGCGGGCGTCCATCGCCCAGACAGCGAGCTGCTGTGCTGTATCTAACCTTACAGGATTATGTAAATGCCTCTTCACAGACACGGAAACAACAGCGTCGTGTATAGTATTTAGGTAACGACAGAACCGAGCTCTCTGCTAATGAAGCAAGCGTGGTAGGAATGTTAAACGGACGGTTTAATAGTGGATGTTTTCTCTTTCGGCTGGAGAGCGCGCTCTCGGGAGACGCCGCCGTACGCTGATTTAATTTCTCCTGTTTACCTCGGCAGTGCTCGCACACTCATTTCCCTCTTATTACTTAACTCTAAAAGCCCGCAGGGGCTTCTTTCATTTCCCCTTCCTGCACAAACACAGTTACATCAAATGGAGATCAGAGTGGTGCCGCTTTTCATCATGTGACAGTTTAAACGCCGtgattgttttagtttttattgaaaGAGGAAGTGATGGAGATTCACTGTCCACTCTTTATGCAGTCACGTGTTTAAGGCGTCACTAATTTCACTGCTGTTAAAGTGTGAAGGCCTGCTCACTTACACACTTGCACCAATCGCTGTTTAAAGTAATCCTTCTTGATCTGTGGGTTTATTGTTTCAGCCCCGCCCCCTTTGAAGCCAGCTTGATTGGTTGTCTCAGTAACCATCTGAAGCAGAGCCTCCAGAGAcgttttcagttttcagattTAAAGTATGGACAAAGACTAAAACAGgatattgtttgtttgcttcactTTGATTTGTTCACAGTAGAATTTCacagttttattctttcaaatctattttttctccacagctggtgtttgtgttcagttcagtttagttttggcACACGGTGATAATCGTAGAGACGCCCAGTACAGAGTGATTGAACCTGAGTGTTTATAACAGTCTGAAGCTTCACCATCACCACTGGATCACTGTACATACAcagtacatatacatacacagtaCATATACAGTATAAATGCTGTACAAAGTATTTGACCCCTTCctactttcttttttgcatagTTGTCGGACTTATCATATCAGACAAAAATGCCCagagcaaataaaaataagtttttcagtgttttcagagCCCTGACTTTCTCACACAGGGCAGGTTTGCGTAGTTTTGGtatattaataaatgaaaacatcactaaaatctgcattttgatgctgattttatttgtaatttccACCAGGTAAATTTAGGGAAATGAATCAAACTTTTAGTGACTCACAGTCTCAATAAAACCATCTGTCTCATGAGCTAAGACTGCTACTAAATTAACAATATTTCCtctgcatttctgttttattttagttttccaAATTCCCCAAATCATTTGTTAACCACAGTAACCTTGGTCTGAACCACCCTACCAAGTGCTGCCAGTGCAGAAATAACTGGGAGGTGGATTTATACTGGAAAGAGAAACCATGTGCGGGGACACGATTGTTATTTAGGTCAGTTTCATAATAGTTTGATATTGTTGTCACTAATCATACGTGCATATAAACTCAGAGGTTCACCAAACCTTTGTGAGATACTTGTTTTTAATATTCGACGTCTTTGGTAAATAAAGGAAATTCTTCCTTTGAATTCTGGAATAAAGAATCTTTTTGTGGACGAGTGTAACTGCTGTATTGATAAATTCAGTCACCTGTAGCTCTACACAGTTAATGGCACGACTAATGTTTCTCGTCCCGGGTTGAATCTTTCATTAA
This Astatotilapia calliptera chromosome 7, fAstCal1.2, whole genome shotgun sequence DNA region includes the following protein-coding sequences:
- the LOC113025046 gene encoding leucine-rich repeat neuronal protein 3-like: MKEAAVVACLLAELCLAAFVLASEGAARCPALCRCEIRPWFSPSSIYAEATTVDCNDLGLSALPQGLPSETQVLLLQTNNIVNVEKSLDYLANITEIDLSQNNISSVSDVRLGSLPQLLSLHMEENWVQELSDSCLASLPNLQEFYINHNLIFSISSRAFQGLGRLLRLHLNSNRLTSIDSEWFRPLPNLEILMLGENPILHLSDMNFKPLANLRSLVLARMNLTEIPDDTLVGLDNLESISFFDNLLNRVPRAALTRVQNLKFLDLNKNPIERIQRGDFMDMLHLKELGINSMPQLVSIDSFALNNLPELTKIEATNNPRLSYIHPRAFHKLPRLETLMLNSNSLSGLHRSTVQSLPNLREVSLHSNPIRCDCVIRWVNTNRTTVRFMEPDSLFCVEPPEYQGQHVRKVHFREMTEICLPLISPGSLPDRVEISKESSVSLHCRAFGEPEPEIYWVTPSGVRVIPGSISNKYYMHPEGTFDIYDATEQEAGSYTCVAHNLVGADLKSVLVSVNGYTALPSKQLLHVYIMSVQSYSVIVSWESTGSLLSQLNWSILAEGRRLSMPFTARLPADVKEYHIKQLQPSTRYQVCVEVVSAQPGYSRDCVNVTTKETAVPRETTHKWDVVAMAACAACFIVVAVACSVVYTSLHSQVFYRKLMADQAEALLIASTRSSSSSFLEFGASGIKVTATVIDLTDDSV